One window of the Bacillota bacterium genome contains the following:
- the secD gene encoding protein translocase subunit SecD → MLGVWREEGENAMIQWNKLLTLILLIAVIVSATALAVPLIIDEINLGLDLQGGVYVLLEAQPSEDSPDEETDEEESVSFLQRITGWFDNLFGRGGDQPGGGRIAEEDMVGTIAVLRNRVDQFGFAEPIIQREGERRIRVELAVDPNVDMDQQAILDMIGTTAQLEFLDADGNTVITGANLRNAQAGFDDRGNAIVSLRFDSEGAQLFEELTRTHIGQQVPIVLDGEIISNPVVNSVISGGQAQIEGIGTIDEAANLANLLRSGALPLELVQLQVRTVGPTLGLDSLQRSLQAGMIGLVLILVFMIVFYRLPGLMAAFSLLAYLVLLLGTLTAMGAVLTLPGILGIILTIGMAVDANVIIFERIKEELYNGKTFRTSVVSGFRKALSTILDSNVTTLIVAAILFQFGTGPIRGFALTLSIGVIVSMISALGINRLLMSNLIASNVVKARWLLGVNK, encoded by the coding sequence ATGTTGGGAGTATGGCGAGAGGAAGGGGAGAATGCGATGATTCAGTGGAACAAGCTGCTGACGCTGATTTTGCTGATCGCTGTGATTGTATCAGCAACAGCTCTGGCAGTGCCTCTGATTATTGACGAAATCAACCTGGGTCTGGATCTCCAGGGCGGGGTCTATGTGCTTCTGGAAGCGCAGCCGTCCGAGGACAGCCCGGATGAAGAGACAGATGAAGAAGAAAGTGTGTCATTCCTGCAGCGGATAACCGGCTGGTTTGACAATTTGTTTGGCCGCGGCGGCGATCAGCCCGGTGGCGGTCGGATAGCAGAAGAAGACATGGTGGGCACAATTGCCGTGCTGCGCAACCGTGTGGACCAGTTTGGGTTCGCCGAGCCGATTATTCAACGGGAGGGCGAGCGGCGGATTCGGGTTGAGCTTGCTGTGGACCCCAATGTTGACATGGACCAGCAGGCGATTCTCGATATGATTGGTACCACCGCCCAGCTGGAGTTTCTGGACGCCGATGGCAATACAGTGATAACCGGCGCCAATTTACGCAATGCTCAGGCAGGTTTTGACGACCGCGGCAATGCGATTGTTTCCCTGCGCTTTGATTCGGAAGGCGCCCAGTTATTTGAAGAATTAACCAGGACACATATCGGCCAGCAAGTGCCAATTGTCCTGGATGGCGAGATTATTTCCAATCCAGTAGTAAACAGTGTGATTTCCGGCGGTCAGGCCCAAATTGAGGGCATCGGCACCATCGATGAAGCAGCCAACCTTGCCAATTTGCTCCGCTCCGGCGCCCTGCCGCTGGAATTGGTGCAGCTGCAGGTGAGGACTGTCGGCCCGACTTTGGGGCTTGATTCTCTGCAACGCAGTTTACAGGCTGGTATGATAGGTCTGGTTTTGATCTTAGTATTTATGATTGTTTTTTACCGATTACCGGGTCTGATGGCCGCTTTTTCCCTGCTGGCCTATCTGGTTCTGCTCCTGGGAACGCTGACGGCCATGGGCGCTGTTCTTACCCTTCCCGGTATCCTCGGTATAATTCTCACCATCGGCATGGCCGTGGATGCCAATGTCATTATCTTTGAACGGATAAAGGAAGAGCTCTATAACGGTAAGACTTTCCGCACCAGTGTTGTATCTGGTTTCCGGAAGGCATTGAGCACCATCCTTGACTCCAATGTCACCACATTGATTGTCGCGGCAATTCTCTTTCAGTTTGGCACCGGCCCGATTCGGGGCTTTGCCCTGACGCTGTCCATTGGTGTTATCGTCAGCATGATCTCCGCTTTGGGAATTAATCGGTTGCTGATGTCCAATCTGATTGCTTCCAACGTAGTTAAAGCCAGATGGTTGCTGGGGGTGAATAAGTAA
- a CDS encoding serine/threonine-protein phosphatase, with product MQIAVAVDKTAKHAVSQAGDSAEVVERPLGGVSVLIVDGQGSGRAAKTISSALAGKASALITDGARDGAVVRAIHDWLYVQKRGRVSATIGMISVATDTKTLVLTRSGNCPIFVFSAERAWRFDSDCPPLGFYRFTRPQIQQLPLRAGLMAVTFSDGVLSAGVRSGKEMSVEAWLQKIHHFYKQDIAPDYVAGQIINHAIALDDGRPQDDTSVAVVSIRDRAGNGIRRMRVEFPLE from the coding sequence ATGCAGATTGCAGTCGCCGTTGATAAAACAGCAAAACATGCAGTCAGTCAGGCCGGAGACAGCGCCGAAGTGGTGGAGCGCCCCTTGGGCGGAGTTTCAGTGCTGATTGTCGATGGTCAGGGCAGCGGCCGGGCCGCTAAGACAATTAGTTCAGCCCTGGCGGGCAAGGCCTCAGCATTGATAACTGATGGGGCTAGAGACGGGGCCGTGGTCAGGGCAATCCACGATTGGCTCTATGTGCAAAAGCGCGGGCGTGTCAGCGCTACCATCGGCATGATTTCAGTGGCCACAGACACCAAAACCCTGGTCCTGACACGCAGCGGCAACTGCCCGATTTTTGTTTTTTCGGCGGAGCGGGCGTGGCGCTTTGACAGCGATTGCCCGCCCCTGGGATTTTACCGTTTTACCCGTCCCCAGATTCAACAGCTGCCCCTTAGGGCTGGTCTGATGGCTGTCACCTTCAGTGACGGAGTCCTCAGTGCCGGCGTTCGTTCAGGCAAAGAAATGTCTGTGGAGGCCTGGCTGCAAAAGATTCATCACTTTTATAAACAGGATATCGCGCCTGATTATGTTGCTGGACAGATTATCAATCACGCAATCGCTTTAGATGATGGTCGTCCCCAGGACGATACCTCGGTGGCGGTTGTATCAATCCGTGATCGTGCGGGCAATGGCATCCGGCGAATGCGGGTTGAATTTCCGTTGGAGTGA
- a CDS encoding gamma carbonic anhydrase family protein codes for MGDITLGKKVSIWPLAVLRADMAAMTIGDQTNIQDGVVLHVDSNHPLEVGNRVTIGHKAVLHGCTIADNCLIGIGSIVLDGAEIGENCLIAAGSLISPGKKIPANSLVMGKPARIIRSLTPEEIEAVGKSAENYWQMAQKQLVHDNEFVPEKREQI; via the coding sequence ATGGGTGACATCACATTGGGAAAAAAAGTTAGTATCTGGCCGTTGGCGGTGCTGCGGGCAGATATGGCTGCCATGACCATCGGCGACCAAACCAACATTCAGGACGGGGTTGTGCTGCATGTTGACAGCAATCATCCCCTTGAAGTTGGCAACCGGGTGACCATCGGCCACAAAGCCGTCCTCCACGGCTGCACAATTGCTGACAACTGCCTGATTGGGATTGGCTCAATTGTTCTCGATGGCGCCGAAATTGGCGAAAACTGCCTAATTGCAGCCGGCAGCTTAATCTCACCGGGGAAAAAGATTCCAGCCAATTCTCTTGTTATGGGCAAGCCTGCTCGAATTATCCGCTCGCTAACCCCGGAAGAAATTGAGGCAGTCGGCAAGTCAGCGGAAAATTATTGGCAGATGGCCCAAAAACAGCTGGTGCATGATAATGAATTCGTCCCTGAAAAAAGAGAGCAGATTTAG
- a CDS encoding HD domain-containing protein translates to MSKPITVEDVKKLPMVQTFIEIGNEHLGAMGFTEHSYRHAGLVAKIAGNTLSRLGYPKRDCELAEIAGYMHDMGNVISRYNHGQSSAYMAIQALKDLGMAWEEIALVAAAVGNHEEQYGHPVNHIAAALILADKSDVHRSRVRNTDVVNFDIHDRVNYAAQHSFLRVDSEQRIITLELEIDTEISDVMEYFEIFLTRMIMCRRAADHLDSSFSLVINESRLL, encoded by the coding sequence ATGAGCAAACCAATCACAGTTGAAGATGTTAAAAAACTGCCCATGGTGCAAACTTTTATTGAGATTGGTAATGAGCATTTGGGCGCCATGGGGTTTACTGAGCACAGTTACCGCCATGCCGGTCTGGTCGCAAAAATTGCCGGCAACACCCTTTCACGCCTTGGGTATCCCAAACGAGATTGTGAATTGGCTGAGATTGCTGGCTATATGCATGATATGGGCAATGTCATCAGCCGCTATAATCATGGTCAGTCCAGCGCCTATATGGCGATTCAGGCCCTGAAAGATTTAGGCATGGCCTGGGAGGAAATCGCTTTGGTGGCAGCTGCTGTCGGCAATCATGAAGAACAATACGGACATCCGGTGAACCATATCGCCGCGGCCTTAATTTTGGCGGATAAATCTGATGTCCATCGCTCCCGGGTGCGCAATACGGATGTGGTGAATTTTGATATCCACGACCGGGTTAATTACGCCGCTCAGCATTCCTTTTTGCGTGTTGATTCAGAACAAAGAATTATCACCCTGGAGTTGGAAATCGATACTGAAATCAGCGATGTTATGGAGTATTTTGAGATTTTCCTTACCCGGATGATTATGTGCCGCCGGGCCGCCGATCACCTGGACAGTTCGTTTTCACTAGTAATTAATGAGTCTCGCCTGCTCTAA